A single Pseudoalteromonas phenolica DNA region contains:
- a CDS encoding efflux RND transporter permease subunit: protein MIRFFAAHPTAANILMLLFIVIGLVSLPQIHRETLPKINQYQLDIVVPYPGASAENVEQKICLSLESALDGISFLEEKHCVARQNVGQMTVKMFEQGDFEQFSTDVRNAIDTIDDFPVQVEQWTINERGRTQDVVSVAVTTHEAQNGVNNGLSRVELKALAEQVKVTLLRHPDIPIVELNDFSKHQLRVTASQDALQQYGMSLQTLSQRLTAQNVELPLGVLETSEADTQIRIKDERRSAEQLADVVVSSGTQGNHVRIADLGQVSDTFERDEKQIFFNGAPAAIITIKKNTNEDSLRVLHATEAVLAKLQTSLPSGVHLTLTNDNTSLVKDRINLLITNAWQGLLLVFFVMWLFFSFKYAFWVVMGLPVSFLASFFLMMHLGISINMLSMVALLLALGILMDDAIVIAESIGSHIEKGLKVQEAVLQGTKVVLPGVCSSFVTTLCIFVGLIFIEGNLGQILKVIPIVLISVITVSLVEAFFILPNHLSHALQSKSKDGKWAQRVGSIRARFETKFTHWNQQILHLNHVLIRYRYLVFGTVIATFLLSLSMLVSGVLKFTAFPDIDGDVLQARLLMPNGTPLVKTQQTMQKIEQALARTNAKLSEQEEGELVIASTVVYGENPDYQDQGANLAYISVDLLSAEQRNTHLQAFSDLWRKELGDVPEALSLSFKEPKLGPQGRAVDIRLQSDDIEQLSQAAYELKNWLKGYPGVQNITDDLRPGKPEFTLTLKPDALVTGITSADIAQQLRPAFQGSKLSDIHVGLENYEVTVKLVEQSMDEYSDFDNFLIIHPKSQVAIPLAALVNIEQTRGLAVINRVNNMPTVSVFADIDSELNTASAVVKDVEKRWLSELTLRFPDMTYSIEGEVKNAGITQSSMRRAMLLGMVGIFLLLALQFQSYVEPLIVMVSIPFAMIGVILGHFIMGINFSMPSLMGFISLAGIVVNDSILLVQFVKRRVREGLSVHDAAAQASHDRFRAVVLTSVTTIAGMTPLLFETSLQAQILIPLATSIVFGILASTCLVLLVLPCLYSILEDFGVAKPYHSHHGTDSVSVVNEHGIEGNVKA from the coding sequence ATGATCCGCTTCTTTGCTGCACACCCCACAGCAGCCAATATCTTGATGTTGCTGTTTATCGTGATTGGTTTAGTCAGTCTACCGCAAATTCACCGTGAAACTTTACCTAAAATCAACCAGTACCAGCTCGATATCGTGGTGCCTTACCCAGGTGCCAGTGCAGAAAATGTCGAACAAAAGATCTGTTTAAGCTTAGAAAGTGCGTTAGATGGGATCAGTTTTTTGGAAGAAAAACATTGTGTAGCACGGCAAAATGTTGGCCAGATGACTGTCAAAATGTTTGAACAAGGCGATTTTGAGCAGTTCAGCACTGACGTAAGAAACGCCATCGACACCATAGATGATTTTCCAGTTCAGGTAGAGCAATGGACCATAAATGAGCGAGGACGTACACAAGATGTGGTGAGTGTTGCAGTAACCACTCATGAGGCACAAAATGGAGTGAACAACGGTTTATCGCGCGTTGAGTTAAAAGCATTAGCTGAGCAAGTTAAAGTCACTTTATTGCGCCATCCAGATATTCCGATTGTTGAACTCAATGACTTTTCTAAACATCAACTGCGCGTGACAGCATCACAAGATGCGCTGCAACAATACGGCATGAGTTTGCAAACCTTGAGTCAGCGTTTAACTGCGCAGAATGTCGAGTTACCACTCGGTGTGCTCGAAACCTCAGAAGCCGACACACAAATTCGTATTAAAGATGAACGACGTTCTGCGGAGCAGTTGGCAGATGTAGTGGTGAGTTCAGGTACACAGGGTAATCATGTACGCATCGCAGATTTAGGGCAAGTTAGCGATACGTTTGAACGCGATGAAAAGCAGATCTTTTTTAACGGTGCGCCTGCAGCCATTATCACTATTAAAAAGAACACCAACGAAGATAGCCTACGGGTGTTACATGCCACCGAAGCGGTGCTGGCAAAGTTACAAACAAGTTTGCCAAGTGGTGTGCATTTAACCTTGACCAACGACAATACAAGCTTAGTAAAAGACAGGATCAACCTGTTGATCACTAACGCATGGCAAGGTTTGCTGTTGGTGTTTTTTGTGATGTGGCTGTTTTTCTCTTTCAAATATGCGTTTTGGGTAGTGATGGGTTTACCTGTGTCATTTTTAGCGAGTTTTTTTCTAATGATGCACTTAGGGATCTCAATCAATATGCTCTCTATGGTGGCGCTGTTATTGGCGCTTGGGATTTTAATGGACGATGCTATTGTGATTGCGGAATCTATTGGTTCACATATTGAAAAAGGCTTAAAGGTGCAAGAAGCTGTACTTCAAGGCACTAAAGTCGTTTTGCCTGGCGTGTGTTCTTCATTTGTCACCACTTTATGTATTTTTGTTGGTTTGATCTTTATTGAGGGAAATTTAGGGCAGATCTTAAAAGTGATCCCCATAGTGCTTATTTCTGTTATCACCGTTTCTTTGGTAGAAGCCTTTTTTATTTTACCGAACCACTTAAGCCACGCCTTACAAAGTAAAAGCAAAGATGGAAAATGGGCGCAACGTGTTGGGTCCATTCGGGCTCGATTTGAAACTAAGTTTACCCATTGGAATCAGCAGATATTGCATTTGAACCATGTGTTGATCCGCTATCGATACTTGGTGTTCGGTACAGTGATTGCCACCTTTTTATTGTCTTTGAGTATGTTAGTCTCTGGCGTTCTGAAATTTACTGCATTCCCTGATATTGATGGTGATGTATTGCAAGCGCGCTTGTTAATGCCGAATGGCACACCGTTGGTTAAAACCCAGCAAACCATGCAAAAGATTGAGCAAGCTTTGGCGCGCACCAATGCAAAACTCAGTGAGCAAGAAGAGGGTGAATTGGTGATTGCCAGTACGGTAGTCTATGGGGAAAACCCGGACTACCAAGATCAAGGTGCAAACTTGGCCTATATTTCAGTGGATTTACTCAGTGCTGAGCAGCGCAATACCCACTTGCAGGCTTTTTCGGATCTATGGCGTAAAGAACTAGGTGATGTGCCAGAGGCGCTGAGCTTATCGTTCAAAGAGCCAAAATTGGGTCCTCAGGGCAGGGCTGTTGATATTCGTCTACAGTCTGACGACATAGAACAGCTGAGTCAGGCAGCCTATGAACTAAAAAACTGGTTAAAAGGTTACCCAGGAGTGCAGAACATTACTGACGATTTGAGACCGGGCAAACCTGAGTTCACCTTGACGCTCAAACCGGATGCATTAGTTACGGGTATTACCTCTGCGGACATAGCACAGCAACTTAGGCCTGCATTTCAAGGCAGTAAATTATCTGACATTCATGTCGGGCTCGAGAATTACGAAGTGACGGTTAAGCTGGTAGAGCAAAGCATGGACGAATACAGTGACTTTGATAACTTTCTTATTATTCATCCAAAAAGCCAAGTTGCCATTCCCCTTGCTGCTCTTGTTAATATCGAACAAACCCGAGGGCTCGCAGTGATCAATCGTGTGAATAATATGCCGACAGTATCGGTGTTCGCTGATATCGATAGCGAGCTGAATACCGCTTCTGCTGTGGTGAAAGATGTTGAAAAGCGCTGGTTGTCTGAACTCACTCTTCGTTTTCCCGATATGACTTACAGTATCGAAGGTGAAGTCAAAAATGCGGGGATCACCCAGTCGTCTATGCGCCGCGCTATGTTACTCGGCATGGTAGGTATTTTCTTGCTATTGGCTTTGCAATTCCAAAGTTATGTAGAGCCTTTAATCGTCATGGTGTCTATTCCGTTTGCCATGATAGGCGTTATTTTGGGTCACTTTATTATGGGCATTAACTTCTCGATGCCCTCGCTAATGGGCTTTATTTCATTGGCAGGCATCGTTGTTAATGACTCTATTTTGTTAGTCCAATTTGTGAAGCGTCGTGTCAGAGAAGGTTTGTCAGTACACGATGCAGCTGCGCAAGCAAGTCACGACCGTTTTCGTGCAGTGGTGTTAACATCTGTGACCACAATAGCAGGTATGACGCCATTATTGTTCGAGACTAGTTTGCAGGCGCAGATCTTAATTCCACTGGCGACCAGTATTGTGTTTGGTATTTTGGCCTCAACCTGTTTGGTACTGCTTGTGTTACCTTGCTTGTACAGCATTTTAGAAGACTTTGGGGTAGCAAAGCCTTATCACAGTCATCATGGTACTGATTCAGTTAGTGTGGTTAATGAGCACGGGATAGAGGGGAATGTAAAAGCTTAA